One Synechococcus sp. JA-2-3B'a(2-13) genomic window carries:
- a CDS encoding DUF1257 domain-containing protein: MSHFSTLRTKITDGQVLINSLRDLGYTVKLNADVRGYNGQRVRADIVAQLEGDYDLGWSKNPDGSYDLIADLWGVAKKHNQTELINSINQKYAVNKTLAEVKRPGLNNANVKVVVH; encoded by the coding sequence ATGTCTCATTTTAGCACCCTGCGTACCAAAATCACTGACGGTCAAGTCCTGATCAACTCTCTGCGCGATCTCGGCTACACCGTTAAGCTGAACGCCGACGTGCGTGGCTACAACGGCCAGCGTGTTCGCGCTGACATCGTGGCTCAGTTGGAAGGCGACTACGATCTGGGCTGGTCGAAGAATCCCGACGGTTCCTACGACCTGATCGCCGATCTGTGGGGCGTGGCCAAGAAGCACAACCAAACCGAGTTGATCAACTCCATCAACCAGAAGTACGCCGTCAACAAGACCTTGGCCGAGGTGAAGCGTCCTGGCCTGAACAACGCCAACGTTAAAGTGGTGGTGCACTAA
- a CDS encoding BlaI/MecI/CopY family transcriptional regulator has protein sequence MLPKHRPKQLSLGPLESEILDILWDLGSASTRQIHERILADPDRELAYASVTTVLQRLSQKGWVSCERRTDPQGRNLPMLWRPRLSRQEAASLRAFTHLQQFLAVGDPDTVAAFADSLDQASVSQLQAIAERLRAARQARRDPR, from the coding sequence ATGTTGCCCAAGCATCGTCCCAAGCAACTGTCGCTGGGCCCTCTGGAGTCGGAAATCTTGGACATCCTCTGGGATCTGGGCAGTGCCAGCACCCGTCAAATCCACGAGCGCATCTTGGCCGATCCGGATCGGGAGCTGGCCTATGCCTCTGTGACTACAGTTTTGCAGCGCTTAAGCCAGAAGGGCTGGGTGAGCTGTGAGCGCCGCACCGATCCCCAAGGGCGGAATCTGCCCATGCTGTGGCGGCCTCGTCTTTCGCGTCAGGAAGCGGCCAGCCTCAGGGCCTTCACCCACCTGCAGCAGTTTTTGGCTGTAGGGGATCCCGATACGGTGGCAGCCTTTGCCGATAGCCTGGATCAGGCCAGTGTGTCCCAGTTGCAGGCGATTGCCGAACGGCTGCGGGCAGCCCGTCAAGCCAGGAGGGATCCGCGATGA
- a CDS encoding ABC transporter ATP-binding protein, with product MSLAASPPDTDLSRDPRPRRESDWRLLRLLWPYARRHLRLVLAALAFLPPLALADAVQPLILQRALDGPIARALEQGEAGILSDLWPYVGLLILTVLVRWLFQALEGYVSQKLGQLMTRDIRDDLFAHILALPAQFFDRTPVGKLITRITSDVEALGDVFSTGAVGIVSDLFTLGVIAVVMLSQRWDLGLLLILIVLPISAVVLELQRRFRDANFRVREELSKLNSWIQENILGITVVQLFRRERLNSEIFQTMNRRYIREVDQTILYDSALSAVLEWVSWLAVAALLWVGGQQVMSAGRGSVGGGWTGSLPLPREPLTFGSLYAFILFSQRFFNPLRQLAEKFTALQAGFTAVERIDAILSLPVAIRDPAQPRHLPPNARGEVQFEHVWFAYNPGEWVLKDLTFTIRPGEKVALVGPTGAGKSSIIRLLCRLYDVTQGSIRIDGVDIRDLPQAELHRHLGVILQDGFLFSGDIQQNITLGEKADLAAVEQVARQLNLHDFLRNLPQGYATPVRERGSNLSSGQKQLISFVRAMWRDPKILVLDEATASLDVGTEALLQSALDTLLRDRTALIIAHRLSTIRDVDRILVLQRGELKEQGSHAELMALSGLYASLYRLQDLGG from the coding sequence GTGAGCCTTGCCGCCTCTCCCCCCGATACCGATTTAAGTAGGGATCCCCGCCCGCGGCGAGAAAGCGATTGGCGGCTGCTGCGGCTGCTCTGGCCCTACGCCCGTCGGCACCTCAGGCTGGTGTTGGCGGCCTTGGCCTTTCTGCCCCCTTTGGCCTTAGCGGATGCGGTGCAGCCCTTGATTCTGCAGCGGGCTCTGGATGGCCCCATTGCCCGAGCGCTGGAACAGGGTGAGGCCGGGATCCTCTCCGACCTTTGGCCCTATGTGGGGCTGTTGATCCTAACGGTACTGGTTCGCTGGCTCTTCCAAGCCCTGGAAGGGTATGTCAGCCAAAAGCTGGGGCAGTTGATGACCCGCGACATCCGCGACGATCTCTTCGCCCACATTCTGGCCTTGCCGGCTCAGTTTTTCGACCGCACCCCGGTGGGCAAGCTGATCACCCGCATCACCAGCGACGTGGAAGCCTTGGGGGATGTCTTTTCCACCGGTGCCGTCGGCATTGTCAGCGACCTGTTTACTCTGGGGGTGATCGCGGTGGTCATGCTCAGCCAACGCTGGGATCTGGGCTTGCTGCTAATCCTCATCGTCCTGCCCATCAGCGCTGTTGTCCTCGAGTTGCAGCGCCGCTTTCGGGATGCCAACTTTCGCGTGCGCGAAGAACTCTCCAAGCTGAACTCCTGGATCCAGGAGAACATCTTGGGCATTACCGTGGTGCAACTGTTTCGGCGGGAGCGGCTCAATAGCGAGATTTTTCAAACCATGAACCGCCGCTACATCCGGGAAGTGGATCAAACCATCCTTTATGATTCTGCCCTTTCTGCCGTTTTGGAGTGGGTGTCTTGGCTGGCCGTGGCGGCTTTGCTCTGGGTGGGCGGGCAGCAGGTGATGTCAGCCGGTAGGGGCTCAGTTGGAGGGGGATGGACGGGATCCCTGCCCCTGCCCAGGGAACCCCTCACCTTTGGCAGCCTCTACGCCTTTATTCTCTTTTCGCAACGGTTTTTCAACCCGCTGCGGCAGTTGGCCGAAAAGTTCACCGCCCTGCAGGCGGGGTTCACCGCCGTCGAGCGCATCGATGCCATCCTCAGCCTGCCGGTCGCCATCCGGGATCCCGCTCAGCCCCGCCACTTGCCCCCCAATGCCAGAGGAGAGGTGCAGTTCGAGCACGTCTGGTTTGCCTACAACCCCGGGGAGTGGGTGCTCAAAGACCTCACCTTCACCATCCGCCCCGGAGAAAAAGTGGCCCTGGTGGGGCCCACGGGAGCCGGGAAAAGCTCCATCATTCGCTTGCTCTGCCGTCTCTACGACGTAACCCAGGGATCTATTCGCATTGACGGCGTTGATATTCGGGATCTCCCCCAGGCTGAGCTGCACCGCCACCTAGGGGTAATCCTGCAGGATGGATTTTTGTTTTCCGGGGATATCCAGCAAAACATCACCCTAGGAGAGAAGGCAGATCTAGCGGCAGTGGAGCAGGTCGCCCGCCAACTCAACCTGCATGACTTCCTCCGCAATTTGCCCCAAGGCTACGCCACCCCTGTGCGAGAGCGGGGCAGCAACCTCTCCAGCGGCCAGAAACAGCTTATCAGCTTTGTGCGGGCCATGTGGCGGGATCCCAAAATCTTGGTTTTGGACGAAGCCACCGCCAGCCTGGATGTGGGCACCGAAGCCCTCCTGCAATCCGCTCTAGACACCCTGCTGCGGGATCGCACCGCCCTGATCATCGCCCACCGCCTTTCCACCATCCGCGATGTGGATCGCATCTTGGTTCTGCAGCGGGGGGAACTCAAAGAGCAGGGATCCCATGCCGAGCTCATGGCCCTCAGCGGGCTCTATGCCAGCCTCTATCGGCTGCAAGATCTGGGCGGCTAG
- the argB gene encoding acetylglutamate kinase codes for MQTNSSLSEATGSACDPLTRAQILIEALPYIQQYQGRVIVIKYGGAAMVHQERRAEVLRDIVFLACVGIRPVLVHGGGPEINSWLQKLDIPFKFVDGLRVTDAATMEVVEMVLVGKVNKQIVQLISLAGGSAVGLCGRDGNLIKARSQGRAEIGFVGEVSSINPQLLQTLLEGGQIPVISSVAADETGQAYNINADTVAGELAASLGAEKLILLTDTPGILKDPQDRSSLITLLDIETARQLIQAGVVKGGMIPKVQCCIRALAQGVRAAHILDGGSPHSLLLELLTDAGVGTKLVPSQFSAQLEGLNNGSR; via the coding sequence GTGCAAACCAACTCTTCCCTTTCTGAGGCGACCGGGTCGGCGTGTGATCCCCTTACGCGGGCGCAGATCCTCATCGAGGCTTTACCCTACATTCAGCAGTACCAGGGCCGCGTTATTGTCATCAAATACGGCGGCGCAGCCATGGTGCACCAAGAGCGACGGGCCGAGGTGCTCCGAGACATCGTCTTTCTGGCCTGTGTGGGGATCCGCCCGGTGTTGGTGCATGGGGGGGGGCCGGAGATCAACAGTTGGCTACAAAAACTGGACATTCCCTTCAAGTTTGTGGATGGCTTGCGGGTTACCGATGCCGCCACCATGGAAGTAGTGGAGATGGTGTTGGTGGGCAAGGTCAACAAGCAGATCGTGCAGCTCATCAGCTTGGCCGGCGGATCGGCGGTGGGGCTGTGCGGGCGAGATGGCAACTTGATCAAGGCGCGATCCCAGGGCCGGGCGGAGATTGGCTTTGTTGGGGAAGTGAGCAGTATCAACCCCCAGTTGCTGCAAACCCTATTGGAAGGTGGACAGATTCCGGTGATCTCCAGTGTGGCTGCCGATGAGACGGGCCAAGCCTACAACATCAACGCCGATACGGTGGCGGGAGAACTGGCGGCCTCTCTGGGGGCAGAAAAGCTGATTTTGCTCACCGACACCCCTGGCATTCTCAAAGATCCTCAGGATCGCAGCTCTCTGATTACGTTGCTGGATATCGAGACGGCTCGCCAGTTGATCCAAGCCGGTGTCGTCAAGGGCGGCATGATCCCGAAGGTGCAGTGTTGCATTCGCGCCTTGGCACAAGGGGTGCGGGCAGCCCACATTCTGGATGGGGGATCCCCTCATTCCCTATTGCTGGAGCTGCTGACCGATGCCGGGGTGGGCACCAAGCTTGTTCCTTCTCAGTTTTCCGCTCAGTTGGAAGGACTGAACAACGGATCCCGCTAA
- the miaB gene encoding tRNA (N6-isopentenyl adenosine(37)-C2)-methylthiotransferase MiaB — MAAPTYYTITFGCQMNRADTERMAGILESLGYVATEDELQADLVLYNTCTIRDNAEQKVYSYLGIQAQRKRKNPAIKLIVAGCVAQQEGEKLLRRVPELDLVMGPQYVNRLGDLLAQVEAGNQVVATDPVEIPEDITKPRRDSQVTAWINVIYGCNERCTYCIVPRVRGQEQSRQPQAIRAEIEDVARAGYREVTLLGQNIDAYGRDLDPKTNLASLLRFVHSVEGIERIRFATSHPRYFTEELITTCAELPKVCEHFHIPFQAGSNEVLKRMRRGYTHERYRQIIQLIRQYMPEAAISADAIVGFPGETEAQFQETLQLVQDIGFDQVNTAAYSPRPGTPAAEWPDQVPEEEKSDRLQRLNRLVAEVAAARSARLLGQVQEVLVEGPNPKNPRQAMGRTRGNRLVFFEGDPEELQGSLVPVRITATRAFSLTGEAVTVRASGP, encoded by the coding sequence ATGGCTGCTCCCACCTATTACACCATCACCTTCGGCTGCCAAATGAACCGCGCCGATACCGAGCGCATGGCCGGGATCCTGGAGTCCCTGGGGTATGTGGCCACCGAAGATGAGTTGCAGGCGGACTTAGTTCTCTACAACACCTGCACCATCCGCGACAATGCTGAGCAAAAGGTCTATTCCTACCTGGGCATCCAGGCGCAGCGCAAGCGCAAAAACCCGGCCATCAAGCTCATTGTGGCCGGCTGTGTGGCCCAGCAGGAAGGGGAAAAATTGTTGCGCCGCGTCCCTGAGCTGGATCTGGTCATGGGCCCCCAGTACGTGAACCGCCTTGGGGATTTGCTGGCGCAGGTGGAAGCCGGAAACCAGGTGGTGGCCACCGATCCGGTTGAGATCCCAGAAGACATCACCAAGCCCCGTCGCGACAGCCAGGTCACTGCTTGGATCAACGTTATCTACGGTTGCAACGAGCGCTGCACCTACTGCATCGTGCCGCGGGTGCGAGGGCAAGAGCAGTCCCGCCAGCCCCAGGCCATCCGCGCCGAAATCGAAGACGTGGCCAGAGCAGGCTATCGAGAGGTGACGTTGCTGGGGCAGAACATCGATGCCTACGGACGGGATCTGGATCCCAAAACCAACCTGGCCAGCTTGTTGCGCTTCGTCCATTCGGTGGAAGGTATTGAACGGATCCGCTTTGCCACCAGCCACCCGCGCTACTTTACCGAGGAGCTGATCACCACCTGCGCCGAGCTGCCCAAAGTCTGCGAGCACTTCCACATTCCCTTCCAGGCGGGCAGCAACGAAGTGCTCAAGCGGATGCGGCGCGGCTACACCCACGAGCGCTATCGCCAGATTATCCAGCTCATCCGCCAATACATGCCCGAAGCCGCCATCAGCGCCGATGCCATTGTCGGCTTCCCGGGAGAGACCGAAGCTCAGTTCCAAGAAACCCTGCAACTGGTGCAGGACATTGGCTTTGACCAAGTGAACACTGCTGCCTACTCCCCCCGTCCCGGCACCCCTGCCGCCGAGTGGCCCGACCAGGTGCCTGAAGAGGAAAAAAGCGACCGCCTGCAACGGCTGAACCGACTGGTGGCCGAGGTGGCCGCCGCCCGCAGCGCCCGACTCTTAGGCCAGGTGCAAGAGGTGCTGGTGGAAGGCCCCAACCCGAAAAACCCCCGCCAGGCGATGGGGCGTACCCGCGGCAATCGCTTGGTGTTCTTTGAAGGGGATCCGGAGGAACTGCAGGGATCCCTGGTGCCGGTGCGCATTACCGCCACGCGAGCTTTTTCGCTGACCGGAGAGGCAGTTACCGTCCGCGCGAGCGGGCCATAG
- a CDS encoding M56 family metallopeptidase, which produces MSHLGMLLLGLGLSWLWRAQVRLDRSGGWGRRWQRAWIHFLLPPLLLLTTALALAWMGPWGQMAGVGGWFCYGCALLLLAVAGGVALHWIWEYWRSYRRAHLQALAQVDLHGSPAYVLDLEIPFAAQVGVWNAQLVVSRGLLEQLDDEHLRAVIAHEEAHRHYRDTLWMFGVGWLRRLTGWLPNTEALWEELLTLRELRADRWAAQRVDPLLLGEALLQVVGYGVVEQPAAAWVGFAMAVSSDPRQRLQERIDALLQQAESGPVDPLPHSSSIRGWAWLGLSLLPLLAIPFHT; this is translated from the coding sequence ATGAGCCACTTGGGCATGTTATTGCTGGGCTTGGGCCTCAGTTGGCTGTGGCGAGCCCAGGTGCGCCTGGACAGGAGTGGGGGATGGGGCCGACGTTGGCAGCGGGCTTGGATCCACTTCTTGCTGCCCCCGCTGCTGTTGCTGACCACTGCTTTGGCCTTGGCCTGGATGGGGCCGTGGGGACAAATGGCCGGGGTGGGGGGCTGGTTCTGCTACGGCTGTGCCCTGCTGTTGCTGGCCGTGGCCGGCGGCGTGGCCTTGCACTGGATTTGGGAATACTGGCGCTCCTATCGACGTGCCCATCTGCAAGCTCTGGCCCAGGTGGATTTGCATGGCTCTCCGGCCTACGTGCTGGATTTGGAGATCCCTTTTGCTGCCCAAGTGGGGGTGTGGAATGCCCAGTTGGTGGTCAGCCGCGGCCTGCTGGAGCAGTTGGATGATGAGCACTTGCGGGCCGTAATCGCCCACGAAGAGGCCCATCGCCACTACCGCGATACCCTCTGGATGTTTGGAGTGGGCTGGCTGCGACGCCTCACCGGCTGGCTGCCCAACACCGAGGCCCTGTGGGAGGAATTGCTCACCCTACGGGAGCTGCGGGCGGATCGCTGGGCGGCCCAACGGGTGGATCCCTTGTTGTTGGGAGAGGCCCTGCTGCAGGTGGTGGGCTATGGCGTGGTGGAGCAACCGGCGGCAGCTTGGGTTGGCTTTGCAATGGCCGTGAGTTCAGACCCAAGGCAGCGGCTGCAAGAGCGTATCGATGCCCTGCTGCAGCAGGCAGAGTCAGGGCCCGTCGATCCCCTACCCCATTCTTCTTCCATTCGGGGTTGGGCCTGGTTGGGGTTGTCCCTATTGCCTTTGCTGGCGATCCCGTTCCATACCTGA
- the gltX gene encoding glutamate--tRNA ligase has translation MSVCVRIAPSPTGNLHIGTARTAVFNWLYARRHGGRFILRIEDTDRDRSLPRYTRNILAGLAWLGLDWDEGPVYQSKRIERYQAVVQQLLDRGLAYRCYVSEAELEEMRAAQKAAGKAPRYDNRHRFLTEAQRRAYEAEGRQPVIRFKIEEPLEVSWVDLIRGPITWNTQDLGGDMVIARADGCPLYNLAVVVDDIDMGITHVIRGEDHIGNTPKQILLYRALGHEPPQFAHSPLILNPEGKKLSKRDGATSVAEFQQLGFLPEALKNYLALLSWSPPDGEELFSLEKAAALFDFDRVNRAAARFDWDKLNWINSQYIKRLSPPELVERLTPFWQAAGFDLSEVPDPTWLEDVARLIADGIDRLAEAPPLSRFLFQEPLSYTLPALEQLRLPGVAEAMAAMATTLAAAELPQVSADSLKPLVDQVAKGQNMKKGLLMKSLRAALTGDLQGPDLLESFALLQRRGWALGRLEAVQKLVPC, from the coding sequence GTGAGTGTTTGTGTTCGCATTGCCCCCAGCCCAACCGGAAATCTGCACATCGGCACTGCCCGAACGGCAGTGTTCAACTGGCTGTATGCCCGTCGCCACGGTGGCCGGTTCATTTTGCGCATCGAGGACACCGACCGCGACCGCTCTTTGCCCCGCTACACCCGCAACATTTTGGCGGGCCTGGCCTGGTTGGGCCTAGACTGGGACGAAGGGCCGGTCTACCAATCCAAGCGCATCGAGCGCTATCAAGCGGTGGTACAGCAGCTTCTGGATCGAGGGTTGGCCTACCGCTGCTACGTCAGCGAGGCGGAGCTGGAGGAGATGCGCGCTGCCCAGAAGGCCGCCGGCAAAGCCCCCCGCTACGACAACCGCCACCGCTTTCTCACCGAAGCCCAGCGACGGGCCTACGAAGCCGAGGGTCGGCAGCCGGTGATCCGCTTCAAAATCGAGGAGCCCCTGGAAGTGTCTTGGGTGGATCTCATTCGCGGCCCCATTACCTGGAACACCCAGGACTTGGGGGGGGATATGGTCATTGCCCGGGCGGATGGCTGCCCTCTCTACAACTTGGCGGTGGTGGTGGATGACATCGACATGGGCATCACCCATGTGATTCGCGGCGAAGATCACATCGGCAATACCCCCAAGCAGATTTTGCTCTACCGTGCTCTTGGCCACGAACCTCCCCAGTTTGCCCATTCTCCGCTAATCCTGAACCCGGAGGGGAAAAAGCTCTCCAAACGGGATGGGGCAACTTCGGTAGCAGAGTTCCAGCAACTGGGCTTTTTGCCGGAAGCTCTCAAGAACTATTTGGCTTTGCTCAGTTGGTCGCCCCCGGATGGGGAAGAGCTTTTCTCTTTGGAAAAGGCGGCTGCGCTGTTCGACTTTGACCGGGTTAACCGTGCGGCTGCCCGCTTTGACTGGGACAAGCTCAACTGGATCAACAGCCAGTACATCAAGCGGCTTTCTCCGCCAGAACTGGTAGAACGGCTCACCCCCTTTTGGCAGGCGGCAGGGTTTGACCTTTCCGAGGTGCCGGATCCCACCTGGTTGGAAGATGTGGCCCGCCTGATTGCCGATGGTATCGACCGCCTGGCAGAAGCTCCTCCGCTCAGCCGCTTTTTGTTTCAGGAGCCCCTCAGCTACACGTTGCCAGCTCTGGAACAGTTGCGCCTGCCTGGGGTGGCAGAGGCTATGGCTGCAATGGCCACCACGTTGGCTGCTGCCGAGCTGCCCCAGGTTTCGGCGGACAGCTTAAAACCGCTGGTGGATCAGGTGGCCAAGGGCCAGAACATGAAAAAGGGCCTGCTGATGAAGAGTTTGCGGGCCGCCCTGACAGGGGATCTGCAGGGGCCGGATTTGCTGGAATCTTTTGCCCTTCTCCAGCGGCGGGGCTGGGCTTTGGGGCGGTTAGAGGCTGTGCAGAAGTTGGTTCCTTGTTGA
- a CDS encoding stress-responsive protein Ycf46 — protein sequence MQELSILIQAQYPLLYLLTPEEERAEAALAAIARTLKPQRRLFIWTVTHGIVEYGNPRSLTQHNTQSPQPAIQWVMEQKDPAICVFKDLHDFLDNTEVKRWLRDAIASLKGSHKTILLMSPVQVIPVELEKDICVVDFPLPDMATLERALNRQLEQIPRSLPLAPDTREKLLKAALGLTQDEAEKVYRKAVVMHGRLTEAEVDIILSEKKQLIRRNGILEFIEEDETIDAVGGLEELKRWLLQRSEAFTERARAYGLPQPKGMLILGVPGCGKSLIAKTTARLWGLPLLRLDMGRVYDGSMVGKSEANLRSALRTAESLAPAILFIDELDKAFAGSAGSSDSDGGTSSRIFGSFLTWMQEKRSPVFVMATANRVDRLPGEFLRKGRFDEIFFVDLPNINERIEIFRIHLKKRRRDISRFDLRQLAAACEGFSGAEIEQVLIAAMYEAFAQNREFTQLDILAATKATQPLSRTMTEQVVALREWAQQRARPAAASVAEYQRLEF from the coding sequence ATGCAAGAGCTAAGCATCCTCATTCAAGCTCAATACCCACTGCTGTACCTGCTGACTCCAGAGGAGGAACGGGCAGAAGCGGCTCTGGCAGCAATTGCCCGCACCCTTAAGCCTCAGCGTCGCCTATTCATTTGGACAGTTACCCACGGCATCGTCGAATACGGCAACCCCCGCAGCCTCACCCAGCACAACACCCAATCCCCCCAGCCCGCCATCCAGTGGGTAATGGAGCAAAAGGATCCCGCCATCTGCGTCTTCAAAGACCTACATGACTTCTTGGACAACACCGAGGTGAAGCGCTGGCTGCGGGATGCTATTGCCAGCCTGAAGGGATCCCACAAAACCATCCTGCTCATGTCGCCGGTGCAGGTGATCCCGGTCGAGCTGGAGAAAGACATTTGCGTAGTGGACTTCCCCCTGCCGGACATGGCCACATTGGAGCGCGCCCTCAACCGCCAGCTGGAGCAGATCCCGCGCTCCCTGCCTTTGGCTCCTGATACCCGCGAAAAGTTGCTCAAGGCGGCCCTGGGCCTAACGCAGGACGAGGCAGAAAAAGTCTACCGCAAGGCTGTGGTGATGCATGGTCGCCTCACCGAGGCAGAAGTAGACATCATCCTCTCTGAGAAGAAGCAACTGATCCGGCGCAACGGCATTCTCGAGTTTATCGAAGAGGACGAGACCATCGACGCCGTTGGCGGTCTGGAAGAGCTGAAGCGCTGGCTGCTGCAACGTTCTGAGGCCTTCACTGAGCGGGCCCGCGCCTATGGACTGCCCCAACCCAAGGGTATGCTGATCCTGGGCGTGCCTGGCTGCGGTAAGTCGCTGATCGCCAAGACCACTGCCCGTCTCTGGGGCCTGCCCCTGCTGCGTCTGGACATGGGCCGCGTTTATGATGGCTCCATGGTGGGCAAATCGGAAGCGAATCTGCGCAGTGCCCTGCGAACTGCTGAATCTCTCGCCCCTGCCATCCTTTTCATCGACGAGCTGGACAAAGCCTTTGCTGGATCAGCAGGCTCCAGCGATTCTGACGGGGGCACCTCTAGCCGCATCTTTGGCTCCTTCCTGACCTGGATGCAGGAGAAACGCTCGCCGGTTTTTGTCATGGCCACGGCCAACCGTGTGGATCGTCTGCCGGGTGAATTCTTGCGCAAGGGCCGTTTTGACGAAATCTTCTTCGTGGACTTGCCCAACATCAACGAGCGCATCGAGATCTTTCGGATCCACCTGAAGAAGCGGCGGCGCGACATCAGCCGCTTTGATCTGCGCCAGTTGGCCGCAGCCTGTGAAGGCTTCTCCGGCGCGGAGATCGAACAAGTTTTGATTGCTGCCATGTACGAAGCGTTTGCCCAGAACCGTGAGTTTACCCAGCTGGACATTCTGGCAGCAACGAAAGCAACTCAACCGCTATCTCGCACCATGACGGAGCAAGTGGTAGCGTTGAGGGAATGGGCCCAGCAGCGGGCTCGGCCTGCAGCGGCCTCTGTAGCCGAGTACCAGCGGCTGGAGTTCTAG
- a CDS encoding RNA-guided endonuclease InsQ/TnpB family protein produces the protein MTQVLTVACKLKVSQSQAAKLDATMDAFVQALNWVNQNTPEKVVNAVKLQSLCYYQIRARFGLSSNLAQQVCRRVAGARKVARQRNRPVKEFKRRFVTYDARIFSFREKDWTVSLTTVDGRERFELAIGNYQRGMLAGSNPKSATLVQRKDGSYSIQICVEAEPPKQQNTDKVIGVDLGRRDIAHTSEGDNWNGQQLNKVRDHYCRLRASLQRKASKGTRSCRRRCRQLLQRLSGRERRFQAWVNHSIAKRIVKAAQSLSACIAIEDLSGIRERTNQHPRSREERRRSNSWAFYQLRRFIEYKAVRAGVKVVAVPAAYTSQICHKCLHIHPDSAQSYRKGKQFKCGHCGWEGDADLNGAKVIALLGAAVNQPRGSWLACQLQGCRKPALY, from the coding sequence ATGACCCAAGTCCTGACTGTAGCTTGCAAACTCAAGGTGTCCCAGTCGCAAGCCGCCAAATTGGACGCGACAATGGATGCCTTTGTGCAGGCGTTGAACTGGGTCAACCAAAACACACCAGAAAAAGTAGTCAACGCAGTCAAACTCCAATCCCTTTGCTATTACCAGATTCGCGCTCGGTTTGGCTTGTCCAGTAATCTAGCCCAGCAGGTCTGCAGACGGGTGGCAGGCGCTCGCAAAGTGGCGAGACAGCGCAACCGTCCGGTTAAAGAGTTCAAGCGTAGGTTCGTTACCTACGACGCACGTATCTTTTCATTCCGCGAGAAAGACTGGACGGTGTCGCTGACCACGGTTGATGGAAGAGAACGCTTTGAGCTAGCCATTGGCAACTACCAGAGGGGAATGCTGGCTGGCTCTAACCCCAAATCGGCCACCCTAGTCCAGCGGAAGGACGGCTCCTACTCCATCCAGATTTGTGTCGAGGCAGAGCCCCCCAAGCAACAGAACACCGACAAGGTGATTGGTGTTGACCTGGGACGGCGAGACATTGCACATACCTCCGAAGGAGACAACTGGAATGGACAGCAGCTGAACAAAGTCCGAGATCACTACTGTCGGTTAAGAGCGTCTCTTCAGCGCAAGGCCAGTAAGGGCACCCGCAGTTGCAGGCGGCGATGCCGTCAACTGCTGCAACGGCTGTCTGGCAGGGAGAGACGCTTTCAAGCTTGGGTGAACCACAGTATCGCTAAGCGCATCGTTAAAGCAGCTCAATCTCTTTCTGCCTGCATTGCCATTGAGGACTTAAGCGGCATTCGAGAACGCACCAATCAACACCCCCGCAGTCGTGAGGAGCGGCGGCGTAGCAATAGCTGGGCGTTCTACCAGCTGCGGCGGTTTATCGAATACAAGGCTGTGAGGGCGGGTGTCAAAGTGGTAGCTGTCCCTGCGGCCTATACCTCGCAGATCTGCCACAAGTGCCTGCATATTCATCCCGACTCCGCTCAATCCTATCGCAAGGGTAAGCAGTTCAAATGCGGGCACTGCGGTTGGGAAGGGGATGCGGATTTGAATGGTGCGAAGGTGATTGCGCTTTTGGGGGCTGCTGTAAACCAGCCTAGAGGTTCGTGGTTGGCTTGCCAACTGCAGGGCTGCCGAAAGCCCGCCCTGTACTGA